The genome window aaggttaaaacagTCGTAGTAtttttatgtaataataatatattttgaaatatattattactgTGATTTCATCTTACCTTTTTAAAATTAGTATGTTTTTGTTCAAGCATGATTCTTGCTAGTTGATTTAGAGAACGTGCCTAAACAAATTATGtcagtttaataaaaaaatattactaactaaacgtaatttagttttattttcaaaatactcctCACAAAAAAAGCATCACTAGAATATAcgattttgtaataattatgttcTTAAATGAATAGTTAATATTATGTCTTACAAGGGCCAAAGTAATTGTTTATACAATCCCTCGTGTTAACATTGAtatccgagcaagcgaaagattccaaaattgaaccacgagcgtagcgagagcGACAAACTTTGCTCACGAATCTTATCAACTTACAGTTACTGAAGTAAACAGAGAGCCtttcctaaagtctattttttattcggtagactgaaatgacagttaatagtatgaacatgaaatgtcattccatactattaactgtcatttcagtctaccgaataaaaaaatagactttagcctGTGTGTCAAAAACAGCATACAATAAACTTTACCGTTGCCACAGACCGACTGAATGAACACATCATCACATCACACCTAAaatatcattctatggaacttgctagcTATGTAAAAAAACCGTCATAGTAAAATtatctctgaatgtcaatttactagtgacttttgtttacatagttagcaagttccatggaATGACACTTTTAGCATGAATACAGTATATCGTCTCTTAGAAGACaacaatgtcaatgaataattaGGTCAAAGCCGCCCACTTTACTCGTATAGTTTGTAACTTTGTATCCTAACACCTTGTCCTCATCTTGTCATTATAGATTAATATGTCGAGTACGGAAACGCCTTGGATACGGAACCCAGATATAGACATATAATAATCGTGATCAAGACGCAATGCGCTAGCGCACAATTATGATTTAACTATGTGGTCAAAGGAACTACATTGTTTGGGTTTGAATGACAAAAGATGCaactcgattttttttttgttaatttttttatgctGCTCTACTTTGAGAGTTAAATGTTaggattatttataaaaaattgaaAAGGAGTGTTATGGTtttggcagtcgtgtaaaaatcgaatttaaatatacctatagtttTATTAGTGACTCGAAACCTACCTATAGTAGATCCAAAGctccgcttaccatcaggcgggtatATGCTTGTTAGCTATTCTCGTGGAGTTAGAGGCGCCCTTTTTGGACTTATTAAGGCGAGGGTAGATTAACAATCACTTAagcgtcaaagttccttattttatGTTATGAATGTGAATGAAGACCAGGAAACAAGTAGTCTATTTCAAAAAATTCGAAAGTTCATGGAAAAAGATCGTTTTCTCAGATATATCCTTATCCTATAGCAGACATGTATCGAACAAATATATCAGTACAGCGAATCATTTAATATGCGCAATTACTACTTAGATAAATATGCTAACAATTAAGTAGATACAACTTCATCATAATGCCTTAGCTTTCCGTAAAGTATAGGAAAACCCACCACAACGCTTCTGGCACTTACGGCCTTCTTCTAAACTTTATTGACTGATTATTGTTATTGCAATCGCTACTAATCGTAGGCGATTCGGTAATAGTAGGTAAATACACTGTAATGGACCTGAGGGCCTAACGCGaaattatctgcctctctatcactcttttataTGTATTCGAGAGATAAAGACGCAGATACCGAAATTTCCCGAAGCCCTATGGCAATTGCATTACCGCACCAATAATGAGACGTAAAGCACCAATCCTCTAAAACAAGTATTTAACAgtgtattcccatctgtgcctgCCTAAGTGACCACCGCCATACAAGAGGCGGGCACAAATGGGAATGATTTGTATTAGCGCCTaatcccatctgtgcccggggGGGACGGATGGGAACACACCGTATTTAACATCAGTTTTTCCCTATCGCTCACGATGAATGCAATACTGCATATCATACTGGTTCACCAGTGATCGACTCGGTAAAGCTTATGAATCCATAATCTAAGTAAGTACGACCATCCGTAAACCTTATTCCAACTAGATAAGGACTACGTCTGTTAAATTCGCTGCTAACACGTTCTAAACTCAAAAGTCGTAACCGCCACTAGCCATTGTCGTTTTAACTTAGACTATCCAAGTTCCTGCCGCATATAAATACAGGGTCGCAGTAACAAGACCACAGAATCATCCAAGATGAAGACGGTACTGATTGTCTGTTTGATAGCCTACGTTGCCGCGGAGACTAAATACGACTCGTCTCATGATGACATAGATCTGTCGGAGGTGTTGGGGAACGAGCGGTTATTGGTGGGATATACTAATTGTTTGGTGGACAAGGGCCCGTGCACTCCGGAGGTGAAGCAGCTGAAAGGTATGTTGTAATTGTACTGTATTGTAACATTATGTAAAAGACCGCCTACGAGCTCTTTTGTTGCTTTTAATTAACTTGCGTTTGTATACATACTTCACTTATACAAGGTCGGTAGAACAGTATAAAAATTGAAgttagcaaattgcgggcatttttctctgtcactctaattacgccttcactgGAGtataagagaaagatccccgcaatttgcgaatttcggttttcgcggtagcccctcagaacgtgtgaagctcttcctttctgactgtgTCTGTGATGTATAACCGACGACGTAGGTACGTATGCAATACGAGAGTTCTTGCCCTATGACGCTaactgacccccccccccccccctgcataGATCTTTTTTAGACAGGGCGTCAATTATGTCTACagccgactgtacctactctAAACTAGAACACCTAATAGGTACTCTCTTAGGTACGGAAAGATAACCTGTATTGGTGCCCATCGAAATCTGTTCTCTAGCTAGGCTAGGAGGAGGCTATTCTAAAGAGGATTTATTTTATCAACAGACAAACTTCCCGAGGCCCTGGCAACCCGATGCGCCAAGTGCACAGACAAGCAAAAGAGCGTCGGCAAGCAGCTGGTCAAAGAGCTGAAAGAGAAACACCCTGACCTCTGGAAACAGCTGGTCTCCAAATACGACCCTAACGGGAAATACCACAAGTCTTTCGAAGACTTCCTGAAGAACTAAGTTTGTCTATGGCTAGGCTCGATTTAGATAATCAATTTTATTGCGCAATTAGCTTTCAATCAGCTAATATTGCGCAAAATATTGATCCGTCTGGTGAAGATTCGGGTTTTCTTTTAGGTACTTGTGTATAATTATATTTGGGAGTCGATGTTTTTGAAGACTTCTGTTACATATTTTCCTTCACTGATACTTTAttgtacttataataaaaagtattaaGAATAATATAGTTTATTAATCAATATTAATATAAACCCCTATTTAAAAGTAAACCGAACATCTAAACTAACACTGTATATCAATCTAAATAGGTACTAGAAAGAAATACGTAATATCATTTATAAATACAATTGCATCCGCCCTGCGTATACGCAACTGAATAGGTACCTTACCTGCATGTTGTTTACAAAACATCAGATCAGTTTACTCGCGATAAAATttgacctatattttttttaagtatatgaATATGACTATTACAGCATTTCTTTAAgataagttaaaagtaatacTATGAATAACTTCATCACCTAAGTACATTGCTCTTAACGAGAATCTATTTTCTACCTTGATGCTTAATCAATGCGCGCCTGAACGTTTCAAAGCACACCCATCCCTCAGGATGATATTTCATAGCTTCTTGCCAAATTTCCTCAAAAGTATCATGTGTAAATTGTTCCCCGCTCTTCTCAAATACTTTTCTAACCAGTTGAGGTTCCCTTTTAGCGTACATGTCACGGTGACTGACGTTAAAATTGGTAAAGACGCTTGGGATCAAGCAGGACTTAGCGTCAGATTCTTGTAAAAGATAAAATGTATCCGCCTTGCAGCAATAATCAGGTGTTATCGGGTAGTCGCGGTCGAAATATCGTCCGGATGGAACGCCCGCCATTGGACTTACTTCAGGACATTTTGGCTCGCTCAACTCCATGTATGTCGTTTCGTAGTTTAGGCAATTGGCTGGTATGTCAGGTATTTTTGGGATCTCTGGCGAAGGTTCTCTATAATTTATCACGTGAACAAACGTCTTATACTCTATTCGGGATCCGTCGAACGCTTTCCACAATGATAGCAGAGTTTCGATTAAGACAGAATCTAATTTGATCCTCTTTATAACACACTGTTCGTAAACGATATCTTTTGACAGCCATCCCGAATTTTCTCTATCAAAGTGTTTAAGGATTAAGTAGAATTTAGCGAAGAAATCTGGTATGAACAGTTTGGCTAAGACTTTTCTTACACAATTGAGATGAGCAAAGCATTTCTTGACGAATTCTTTTTCTGGGTATAGTTTACAGGAAATAAAAGATTCCACGGAGGGTATTTGGGTTCCAGATGGGGCGCCAAAGCTGGTGCCTTCTGGTACTTCTTTTATGTTATCGTAAGGGGCCAATACCTTTCCTACCCGTGGATGGGTAGCGTTTAAATAGTCTGCATAGCCACTTGTAACTAAGGCGGTAGTGATACCATTTTCAACATTGTCATCTGTCAGGCATTTCTTTACATATATTCCAGACTTATTGATTCCTGTCTTGTTAGGGAAAAACGCGTTTGGGTTGAATGATTCACAATAATTGCGCTTCTTTTGAATACCAGCTAGTTTGGAAGGCGGGGTCTGGTCAGGTAAAGGAACCTTGGGCATGACTACATCGTATAACGACACGCTTTGATATGTTTTCTTACCGAAAGTTGTATTTTTATCGAAACCTTCTGGCAACATAGGAGTAGGATCCCTGCATTGGCCGAGAGGCTTCCAGTAGGAAGCATATACGGTGGATTTCAAATCTTCGGCTAGGGTTTGAAACTTCTTCTCGTTTTTCGAAAACATTACTTCTCGGACTTCGCTAAAAAACGCGGCATGTCTCTTATCCTGGGGGAAAGGTTTGCGTAAAGGGGGAAGGGGTCGCGGAGGTTTCGGTGGATGTATCGCATCCTGAATTAAAGCATCTACTTCTTCTTTTAAGAGGTAATGCTGCATATCATCTGCTATTTTATCATCTGGTTGAGCCGTTGGTAAGCCGGCTGCGCAAACATGAGGGCTTCTTTCTATAAACATCCCTAAATTCCCCTTACCACCTGTGGTCAATCTTTGGCAGTTCACGGGCATTATAAATTACTATAATAATATCTTTCTACAGGAAAGGTAACACAGAAATATGACTTTTCTGATGGTTGATCAAGTAATTGACATTCTGTCACAGTCAAAATTCTAAAGTTATCTTCCTTTTGTCTATGTAGGTTAATACCACAGTTAATACCTAATGTTCTttgacgtaggtaggtatatgtaggttttattattttaaaagataTTTGTAAAGAAAGTTTTATAAaagcgaaagtgtgtctgtctgttacctcttcacgcttaaaccgctgaaccgatttagttgtaattaGGTTGTAGATAGTTTgaatcccggggaaggacatagggtagtttttattccAGAAATCAACATTTTagggggggtggaaatttgtatgggaaatcgataaaaagcagattcggtaaaaataagctgcccaaattactaactccacgcagacaaagtcgcgggcaaaagctagtatttcATATAGCATAGCCCGTACATTGGGCCAACGTCAGCTAATCTACGGCTGCGTCCCGTACATATTTACGGCGAGGGCGTAGGTACATTAAATTGAATCCTAAACGAAGCGAAGGATTCTGTAATAGTATCCCGAGAGTAGCGAGGGGTTCTATAATagccgtaacacactaccgcaccgcaccgcgaccgtgGTGCGGTCAggtagtgtgttacggcttTAAAAACCGTCCGAGAGTGAATCGGACTCGCCTCGACTCCGAGTTCAGTTATTTATGACGCACTtttttaaggtatttttatatataggtacttaagatgGACTCACGCTTGAACTTTTTTATAGATAGTATAgtgaaaccggccaagtgcaagtcggactcgcgcacggagggttccgtaccattacgcaaaaaaaaacatgtttgttgtatgcagtgttggccgtaatgtgtaattctaattaacaattaatcatttccattaaccattaaatccgcaattagtcaattgcattacgcatcaatttaaattaagttaattagaattgaattttgagacgtttaattacattgattgtcaatctaaattaacgtttaatgcaattaaatcaattttttcataaactaataattaatgttactattgcttagaaacttggagc of Cydia amplana chromosome 17, ilCydAmpl1.1, whole genome shotgun sequence contains these proteins:
- the LOC134655704 gene encoding EF-hand domain-containing family member B-like, with the translated sequence MPVNCQRLTTGGKGNLGMFIERSPHVCAAGLPTAQPDDKIADDMQHYLLKEEVDALIQDAIHPPKPPRPLPPLRKPFPQDKRHAAFFSEVREVMFSKNEKKFQTLAEDLKSTVYASYWKPLGQCRDPTPMLPEGFDKNTTFGKKTYQSVSLYDVVMPKVPLPDQTPPSKLAGIQKKRNYCESFNPNAFFPNKTGINKSGIYVKKCLTDDNVENGITTALVTSGYADYLNATHPRVGKVLAPYDNIKEVPEGTSFGAPSGTQIPSVESFISCKLYPEKEFVKKCFAHLNCVRKVLAKLFIPDFFAKFYLILKHFDRENSGWLSKDIVYEQCVIKRIKLDSVLIETLLSLWKAFDGSRIEYKTFVHVINYREPSPEIPKIPDIPANCLNYETTYMELSEPKCPEVSPMAGVPSGRYFDRDYPITPDYCCKADTFYLLQESDAKSCLIPSVFTNFNVSHRDMYAKREPQLVRKVFEKSGEQFTHDTFEEIWQEAMKYHPEGWVCFETFRRALIKHQGRK
- the LOC134655741 gene encoding allergen Tha p 1-like, which codes for MKTVLIVCLIAYVAAETKYDSSHDDIDLSEVLGNERLLVGYTNCLVDKGPCTPEVKQLKDKLPEALATRCAKCTDKQKSVGKQLVKELKEKHPDLWKQLVSKYDPNGKYHKSFEDFLKN